Proteins encoded in a region of the Methylocystis echinoides genome:
- a CDS encoding ParA family protein: protein MPSIFAVANPKGGSGKTTVAIILAGEFAKHGYSAAIVDADPQGSSYQWHASSVARGLSPQGVDLVRAPDESALVQAVERLAGYDVVVIDTPGYYGEVLIQSALRADLVVLPCKVHTFDASQVVRTLRNLEQHAAAAQLPMSQHRVLFNEYDSLDRNTRPLREVVAYLDSEHVPVCSTALYRRVTYRTMTSGFGTLYQMSDRDESVRKARYNADQVVRELLAASQGAATGEPVA, encoded by the coding sequence GTGCCGAGTATATTCGCAGTGGCGAACCCAAAAGGCGGGAGCGGCAAGACCACGGTTGCGATCATTCTCGCTGGTGAGTTCGCGAAGCATGGCTACTCCGCCGCGATCGTCGACGCCGATCCGCAGGGCTCTTCATACCAGTGGCATGCTTCCTCCGTCGCGCGGGGGTTGAGCCCGCAGGGCGTCGATCTGGTCCGCGCCCCCGACGAATCCGCATTGGTTCAAGCCGTCGAACGCCTGGCCGGTTACGACGTTGTGGTGATCGACACGCCCGGCTATTACGGCGAGGTACTGATCCAGTCGGCGCTCCGGGCCGACCTCGTCGTGTTGCCGTGCAAGGTACATACGTTCGATGCGTCGCAGGTCGTGCGGACCCTTCGCAATCTCGAGCAGCACGCCGCCGCGGCACAGCTGCCGATGAGCCAGCATCGGGTTCTATTCAATGAATACGACAGCCTCGACCGCAACACGCGACCCCTCCGCGAGGTCGTGGCCTACCTCGACTCCGAGCACGTGCCGGTCTGCTCGACGGCGCTCTACCGGCGTGTGACCTACCGCACGATGACAAGCGGCTTCGGAACACTTTACCAGATGAGCGACAGGGACGAGTCGGTGCGCAAGGCCCGCTACAATGCCGATCAGGTCGTCCGCGAGTTGCTCGCAGCGAGCCAGGGCGCGGCGACCGGCGAGCCGGTCGCATGA